A genomic segment from Cytophagia bacterium CHB2 encodes:
- a CDS encoding DUF3108 domain-containing protein: MLLLLTPQFLPAQTASPRFNARILVDDILRYRLVSGQRVFGEAIITIVHDSTANLIHIAESTTGLFERSSKFTLKADSTLRPLLQHTMVSEHEFLQECRLEYHEYAVTGEVKRPEGFGGSFAINKRLNRDAADIYAVQHLVRASHLSVGQMLTFPIYNAFDNEESLARGWISKTETVTVPAGAFQCFRVEGFSGKARWILLLDTAYPHRIIKQIYPSAHLSLELVEVAATF, from the coding sequence ATGCTGCTTCTACTCACACCGCAATTCTTGCCGGCGCAAACGGCCTCGCCGCGTTTTAATGCGCGCATTTTGGTGGATGATATTCTGCGTTATCGCCTGGTCTCGGGCCAGCGAGTCTTCGGCGAAGCCATCATCACCATTGTGCATGACAGCACCGCCAACCTGATTCACATTGCCGAGTCAACCACCGGCTTGTTCGAACGTTCCAGCAAATTCACACTCAAGGCCGATTCCACGCTGCGGCCGCTGTTGCAGCATACGATGGTTTCCGAACACGAATTCTTGCAAGAATGCCGGCTGGAATATCATGAATACGCCGTCACCGGTGAAGTCAAGCGCCCCGAAGGTTTCGGCGGAAGCTTTGCCATCAACAAACGGCTCAATCGCGACGCGGCAGACATTTACGCCGTGCAGCATCTCGTGCGCGCCAGCCATTTATCCGTCGGCCAAATGCTCACCTTCCCGATCTACAATGCCTTTGATAATGAAGAAAGCCTGGCGCGCGGCTGGATTTCCAAAACCGAAACCGTGACCGTGCCGGCCGGCGCGTTTCAATGCTTTCGCGTCGAGGGATTCTCCGGCAAAGCGCGCTGGATTCTGCTGCTCGACACCGCCTATCCTCACCGCATCATCAAACAAATCTATCCTTCCGCGCATTTAAGCCTGGAGCTTGTCGAAGTCGCGGCGACGTTCTGA
- a CDS encoding gamma-glutamylcyclotransferase, which produces MLFTGDTKRNGILRPRQKNASPIETNFLFVYGLLMRGLERADFLNNPDKASFIGKAEAAGVLYDVGAFPGMIASQNGGVVYGELYELHDPEIFFETLDLIEGYWPDQPERSLSIRKIISVATASGPINAWAYLLNLPSEGLPQIPSGNFRAYQPVTGWLDD; this is translated from the coding sequence ATGCTATTTACTGGCGATACCAAACGAAACGGCATTCTGCGGCCGCGGCAGAAGAATGCTTCCCCCATTGAAACGAATTTTCTTTTTGTTTATGGTTTGTTGATGCGCGGTTTGGAACGCGCTGATTTTCTGAATAATCCTGACAAAGCGAGCTTTATCGGCAAGGCGGAAGCTGCCGGCGTTTTGTACGATGTCGGCGCTTTCCCCGGCATGATTGCGAGCCAAAACGGCGGCGTGGTTTACGGCGAATTGTACGAGCTGCACGATCCCGAGATTTTTTTTGAGACGCTTGATCTCATCGAGGGCTACTGGCCCGATCAACCCGAGCGCAGTTTGTCGATTCGAAAAATCATTTCCGTGGCCACCGCTTCCGGCCCGATCAACGCCTGGGCCTACCTCTTGAATTTGCCGAGCGAGGGCTTGCCGCAAATCCCTTCAGGAAATTTTCGCGCCTATCAACCGGTTACCGGCTGGCTTGATGATTAA